The genome window TGACGAATGTTATCTTGAATTTGCTGAGCAACATGCGGAATAGATACACCAAAATTCATTACACAAAATACTTCCACTTTTATTCCTTCTTCACTGAGGTCGACTTTTATACCTTTGTTATGGAGCTTTTTCCCGAACTTTTCCACAACACCAGATGCAAAATTGCTTCTCATTTGTGCAACACCTTCTACTTCAGAAGCAGCAATACTTGCGATAACCTCAATTACTTCAGGAGCAATTTCTACTTTTCCTAGACCAGTATACTCTTGGTTCATTTCTAAACTTGTTGTTTCGCTCATTACCTATTCCTCCTTTTAATCTTCTGATTTCATTAAATCATACATTTCTAAAAACTTTGTGTTGAAGTTGCCTGCCACAAACTTTTCATGATTAAGGAGATTTAAGTGAAACGGAATCGTCGTATCGACACCTTCGATTACAAATTCACTCAGTGCTCGTTTCATGCGGGAAATAGCTTCTTGTCTAGTAGATCCATAGGCAATCACTTTCGCAATCATACTATCATAGTACGGAGGGATCGTGTAACCAGGATAAGCAGCTGAATCAATACGTACTCCTAAACCACCTGGCGGTAAATACATCTTAATTTTCCCTGGTGAAGGCATGAAATTTTTCGCAGGATTTTCTGCATTGATACGGCATTCAATTGCCCAGCCAGTAAATGTAACATCCTTTTGATTATGTTCAAGAGGTTTACCTGATGCAACTAGTATTTGTTCTTTAATTAAATCAATACCTGTTACCATTTCTGTTACTGGGTGTTCTACTTGAATACGAGTATTCATTTCCATGAAGTAAAATGCTTGATTCTGATAATCAAAGATAAATTCAACAGTTCCTGCACCTGTATAATTTACTGCAGCTGCAGCTTTTACAGCAGCATCTCCCATTTTCGCCCGCATTTCTTCAGTTAATACTGGAGATGGTGTTTCTTCCAACAGCTTCTGTAATCTTCGCTGAATCGAGCAATCTCTTTCGCCCAAGTGAATGACATTCCCATAATTATCAGCAAGCACTTGTACCTCAACATGGCGGAAGTCCTCGATATATTTTTCTAAATATACACCTGCATTTCCAAACGCCGTTAATGCTTCTTGCTGGGTAATGTTAATCCCCTTAATCAACTCTTCTTCTGTTTTGGCTACACGGATACCTTTACCACCGCCACCTGCTGTAGCTTTAATAATTACTGGATATCCTATTTCTTTTGCTAATTCCATTCCCTCTTCTACATCTTTAATAATGCCTTGGGAACCAGGTACAATTGGCACACCTGCCTGACGCATTGTTTCTCTTGCAACATCTTTTGTCCCCATTTTATTAATAGCCTCTGGACTAGGTCCTACAAACGTGATTTTGCAATCTCTGCAAAGTTCTGCAAAGTCAGCGTTCTCTGCTAAAAACCATATCCAGGATGGATAGCATCACATCCTGTTAAAGTTGCTACACTAATTATGTTTGTAAAGTTTAAATAACTGTCTTTTGAAGCTTTTGGTCCAACACAATATGCTTCATCTGCGATTTGGACATGTAAAGCCTCACGATCTGCTTCTGAGTATATAGCTACCGTTTGAATATCCAGCTCCCGACAAGCTCTGATAATACGAACAGCTATTTCTCCTCTATTTGCGATTAATAGTTTTTTTATCATGGATTAACCCCTCTTTGTTACGCCTTTACTAGGAATAATGGTTCCCCGTACTCAACAAGTTCTCCATCTTTTACAAGGATTTCTACAATTTCGCCATCTACTTCTGCTGTAATTTCGTTAAATAGCTTCATCGCTTCTACGATACAAACAACAGAATCCTTTGTAACCTTATCCCCCACTTTTACAAATGAAGGAGAGTCTGGAGAGGCTGATTGATAAAAAGTTCCTACCATTGGAGAAGTAATTTTATGTAAGTTATCATCACTTGATTTAACAGGTGTGTCTGCAACTACACTTTCTACTGCTACCTCTTTTGTTGCTTTGGCTTCTTGTTGTTGAATGGTTTTTGTCACAACTGGAGCTTGTGCTACTATTTCCCCAACGTTCTTTTGAATTTCAACTTTCACACCATCTTGTTCATATAAAAAATTGCTAATAGTCGATTCATCTATTAATTTTATTAGTTCTTTTATTTCTGAAATCTTTAACATATAATTGCACCCCTTAAATCATTCTATTAGGACTAGATACTAATATCATACGATAAGACCTTATGATAATTCAATATGCATCTTTAAAACATGACTTTTTTGCTACTAAATCTTTTTTCAAATTTTTCTCAGAAAGCTAAATCTGTAGGAAATCATCTCTCTTTCTACCTACTTATCATACCACTATCTTTTTAAAATAACTAATTAAAGCTGACCAATTATCCGAAATCGCTTACTATTATATTTACTTTAAAAAAAGAGCAAAAATTAATTATCGTGAGGAGGAAAGCTTCTGAAAGAATATCGGAAGTTTTCCCCTCATAACCGTCGTTTTAAAATTCCATACTATTTTCTTAAATGAGACTGCTGCTCTTCGAATTATCTAATCTCACTTTCAAATACGCTTAACTGAATTTCTCCAAAGAGATAAGATATGTTGAGGAGAAAGCTTCATTATCTTCCTGCTACTCGTGCTGATCTATTTAAAAAACTGTAGTCACTTACTAGCAGTGATCTACAGTTTTAAACGTACTATTCGCTTTTCCCCTCTTCTTGTCCTTGCTGCTTCATATCTCTATTTATTTCGGATCAATTTTTACCGCAACATTTGCATTTGGTGCATCCATATTTTTGCGGACAAGCTGAACAATTTCATTGGCAGCATCTGCGGAAAGTTCTTCTGCTTTCACTGTTACTTTTACTGTGCCATCATCAGCAGTCTGAACAAGTACATCATCATAGTTTTCTGCTTTAATAAGGCTTTCCATTATCTTTTCATTATCTGTCATTTCTTGAAGTTCATTGATTTTTTCAGTAGCTTCATTTTTTTCTTCTGCTGTTTTATCTTTAGATCCTTGAATGCTTACTAACTCTTCTTTCATTTTGTCACGTTGTTCCATTAAATCTAGGCGCATTTGTTCAAATACTGCTTCAGAATCTGTAGTAGTAACTGTGCTTTCTCCTTTGCTATCTTTGGCTGCTTCTTCTGCATCATTGCTCTTTGCTTTATTATTATCTTCCTCTGTTGCTGCAAATTCATTTAATCGGGATTCCGGTGAAGTAATATAGTATACCGACAACACAACTACCAAGCTTAACATTGTTAACAACCATACCGTTTGCTTTTTTAATAACATCTATTCTTCCCCCTTAGTTTTGTTTAGGTTGTACAGAAACTCTATGACTAGGAACATCCAGCGCCCGAGTAACTGCTTCAACAATCATTGTTTTTACTTTTATATCTCCAGCTCCTTTTG of Niallia circulans contains these proteins:
- a CDS encoding Asp23/Gls24 family envelope stress response protein encodes the protein MSETTSLEMNQEYTGLGKVEIAPEVIEVIASIAASEVEGVAQMRSNFASGVVEKFGKKLHNKGIKVDLSEEGIKVEVFCVMNFGVSIPHVAQQIQDNIRQTLINMTGLETEEVNIHIVGVQFETAKQEPELQQEM
- the accB gene encoding acetyl-CoA carboxylase biotin carboxyl carrier protein is translated as MLKISEIKELIKLIDESTISNFLYEQDGVKVEIQKNVGEIVAQAPVVTKTIQQQEAKATKEVAVESVVADTPVKSSDDNLHKITSPMVGTFYQSASPDSPSFVKVGDKVTKDSVVCIVEAMKLFNEITAEVDGEIVEILVKDGELVEYGEPLFLVKA
- a CDS encoding SpoIIIAH-like family protein gives rise to the protein MLLKKQTVWLLTMLSLVVVLSVYYITSPESRLNEFAATEEDNNKAKSNDAEEAAKDSKGESTVTTTDSEAVFEQMRLDLMEQRDKMKEELVSIQGSKDKTAEEKNEATEKINELQEMTDNEKIMESLIKAENYDDVLVQTADDGTVKVTVKAEELSADAANEIVQLVRKNMDAPNANVAVKIDPK